A portion of the Pseudomonadota bacterium genome contains these proteins:
- the cmk gene encoding (d)CMP kinase produces MAEPFIIAVDGPAASGKGTLAKQLARHFGLRHLDTGLLYRAVGAHMLENGDDLGDAETSEMVARSLDLSTLDPDYLAEHKNGEAASRVAAHTPVRAALLHAQRDFASQAPGAVLDGRDIGTVVCPDAAAKLFVTADLEARADRRYRQALEKDPGASLAAIKDDLARRDARDSGRKDAPLRKADDALLLDTTKMRIDAAFEAARVFVISKWTPETPKP; encoded by the coding sequence ATGGCTGAGCCATTTATCATTGCCGTCGATGGACCAGCGGCTTCCGGTAAGGGAACGCTCGCCAAGCAACTCGCCAGGCATTTCGGACTTCGACATCTGGACACCGGACTGCTGTACCGAGCCGTAGGAGCACACATGCTCGAAAACGGCGACGATCTCGGCGATGCTGAGACAAGTGAAATGGTTGCCCGGTCGTTGGACCTTTCGACGCTCGACCCGGACTACCTTGCCGAGCACAAAAACGGGGAAGCAGCGTCTCGCGTGGCAGCCCATACACCGGTTAGAGCGGCCCTGCTGCACGCTCAGCGCGACTTTGCCAGCCAAGCCCCCGGCGCGGTCCTCGATGGGCGCGACATCGGAACGGTTGTTTGTCCAGACGCCGCAGCCAAGTTGTTTGTGACCGCAGACCTCGAAGCGCGTGCAGACCGGCGGTATCGGCAAGCGCTGGAAAAGGACCCAGGTGCATCGCTTGCAGCAATCAAGGACGATCTGGCGCGCCGTGATGCGCGTGACTCCGGTCGCAAAGACGCGCCTCTCAGGAAGGCTGATGACGCGCTGTTGCTCGATACGACAAAAATGCGTATAGACGCGGCGTTCGAAGCTGCAAGGGTTTTCGTGATATCCAAGTGGACACCGGAAACCCCTAAGCCGTGA
- the rpsA gene encoding 30S ribosomal protein S1, whose translation MATTDTSADAFDMEDFASLLEESFGGNDLLEGTVVKGTVIGIEKDLAVIDVGLKTEGRVPLKEFGASARDGGMAIGDEVEVYLERVENAMGEAVLSRDKARREESWEKLEVAFGANEKVTGQIFNQVKGGYTVDLDGAVAFLPRSQVDIRPVRDIQPLMNTPQPFQILKMDKRRGNIVVSRRVVLEESRAEQRQELVQNLAEGQIIDGIVKNITEYGAFVDLGGIDGLLHVTDIAWRRVNHPSEVLSIGQTVKVQIIRINHETHRISLGMKQLEADPWDGIEMKYPAGAKMTGRVTNVTDYGAFVELEPGIEGLIHVSEMSWTKKNVHPSKLISTSQEVEVMILEVDPNKRRISLGLKQTLSNPWDSFAEQFPVGSIVEGEVKNKTEFGLFIGLEGDIDGMVHLSDLDWNRKGEDVIEEYERGQMIRAQVLDVDTDKERISLGIKQLGDDPFDAASDTVRRGAVVTCEVTAVQDNGVEIKIVDTDLTSFVRRSDLARDRDDQRPDRFSVGDRFDARVTQFDRKTHKVSVSVKALEIAEEKEAVAQYGSSDSGASLGDILGAALKGGDEKE comes from the coding sequence ATGGCTACCACAGACACGAGCGCAGATGCGTTCGATATGGAAGATTTTGCATCGCTGCTTGAAGAGAGCTTCGGCGGCAATGATCTGCTTGAAGGCACGGTTGTTAAAGGTACCGTGATCGGCATCGAGAAAGACCTTGCGGTTATCGATGTGGGTCTGAAAACGGAAGGCCGCGTGCCGCTGAAGGAATTTGGCGCATCTGCCCGCGACGGCGGAATGGCGATCGGCGACGAGGTCGAGGTTTATCTCGAGCGCGTTGAAAATGCGATGGGCGAAGCGGTCCTGTCACGTGACAAAGCCCGGCGCGAGGAAAGCTGGGAGAAACTCGAGGTTGCGTTCGGCGCCAACGAGAAGGTCACCGGTCAGATCTTCAACCAGGTCAAGGGCGGCTATACCGTCGATCTCGACGGCGCCGTTGCCTTCCTGCCTCGCTCACAGGTCGATATCCGACCGGTACGCGATATCCAGCCGCTGATGAACACGCCGCAGCCTTTCCAGATTTTGAAGATGGACAAACGCCGCGGTAACATCGTGGTGTCGCGACGGGTGGTGCTGGAAGAGAGCCGTGCCGAGCAGCGCCAGGAGTTGGTGCAGAATCTCGCTGAGGGCCAGATCATTGATGGCATCGTCAAGAACATCACCGAGTACGGCGCATTCGTCGATCTAGGCGGCATTGATGGCCTGCTGCACGTCACTGATATTGCATGGCGCCGGGTGAACCACCCCTCCGAGGTCCTGTCGATCGGGCAGACCGTTAAGGTGCAGATCATCCGCATCAATCACGAAACGCACCGGATCTCGCTGGGCATGAAGCAGCTTGAAGCTGACCCATGGGACGGTATCGAAATGAAGTACCCGGCAGGTGCCAAGATGACCGGCCGCGTCACCAACGTTACCGACTACGGCGCGTTCGTCGAACTGGAGCCGGGCATCGAGGGGCTCATCCACGTTTCCGAAATGAGCTGGACCAAGAAGAACGTTCACCCGTCCAAGCTGATTTCGACCAGCCAGGAAGTCGAAGTGATGATCCTCGAAGTGGATCCCAACAAACGGCGTATTTCGCTCGGCCTCAAGCAAACCCTGTCGAATCCGTGGGATTCCTTCGCTGAACAGTTCCCGGTCGGATCGATCGTTGAGGGCGAAGTTAAGAACAAGACGGAATTCGGTCTGTTCATCGGGCTCGAAGGCGACATTGACGGCATGGTCCACCTGTCGGACCTCGACTGGAACCGCAAAGGTGAAGACGTCATCGAAGAGTATGAGCGGGGTCAGATGATCCGGGCTCAGGTGCTTGATGTCGACACCGACAAGGAGCGCATTTCGCTGGGTATCAAACAACTGGGCGATGATCCGTTCGATGCGGCTTCCGACACGGTGCGCCGCGGCGCAGTGGTCACCTGTGAAGTGACTGCGGTTCAAGACAATGGCGTTGAGATCAAGATCGTTGATACCGATCTGACCTCTTTCGTCCGTCGTTCGGACCTCGCCCGCGACCGCGACGATCAGCGGCCAGACCGGTTCTCCGTTGGCGACCGTTTCGACGCTCGGGTAACCCAGTTCGACCGCAAGACGCACAAGGTTTCGGTCTCCGTCAAAGCGCTGGAAATCGCCGAAGAGAAGGAAGCCGTTGCGCAGTACGGTTCGTCCGATTCTGGCGCCTCGCTCGGCGACATTCTCGGTGCCGCGCTCAAGGGCGGCGACGAAAAAGAGTAA
- the sppA gene encoding signal peptide peptidase SppA, with amino-acid sequence MPLDTLTPDTLVERRRLRRSRSGWRIFAVFLAVVLVFGLVAQFTPLGERLQGRDTHVARVQLDGFIDLDDPFLELLETLAEDEQVEAVIMTINSPGGLAVAGEAIFEHIRELGEEKPVVSVIEGVGTSAAYLASIAGEHIIARNGSIVGSIGVVAQVPNASELLDTIGVSVTDVRSGELKAQPSAFTEPSEEALAALEQLVQDNFTWFVAQVAERRSLDRAVVRGFEGGVFTGSRGVELGLIDELGGEDQAIAYLAEAHQIDEDVEVLDRAPRRPVNLPVARALASIGLSEDRRSMEIRGEGLREALRDAMLLDGILSLWHGH; translated from the coding sequence ATGCCGCTCGACACTCTCACTCCCGATACCTTGGTTGAACGACGCCGGTTGCGCCGTTCGCGCAGCGGCTGGCGGATCTTTGCCGTTTTTTTGGCCGTTGTGCTGGTGTTCGGCCTTGTCGCGCAGTTCACACCGTTGGGCGAACGGCTCCAGGGACGCGATACGCATGTCGCCCGCGTACAGCTTGATGGGTTTATCGATTTAGACGACCCGTTTCTCGAACTTCTTGAGACGCTTGCCGAAGACGAGCAGGTGGAAGCCGTGATTATGACGATCAATTCTCCTGGGGGCTTGGCGGTCGCCGGGGAGGCAATTTTCGAGCACATCCGCGAACTGGGCGAGGAGAAACCGGTCGTGAGTGTGATCGAAGGCGTCGGAACGTCGGCCGCCTATCTCGCCTCAATTGCCGGTGAGCACATCATTGCCCGGAATGGATCGATTGTCGGCTCCATCGGTGTGGTCGCCCAGGTCCCCAACGCGAGCGAGTTGCTCGACACAATCGGCGTTTCAGTGACCGACGTCCGCTCGGGCGAATTGAAGGCGCAGCCGTCCGCCTTCACCGAACCCAGCGAGGAAGCGTTAGCAGCTCTCGAACAGCTTGTGCAGGACAACTTCACCTGGTTCGTTGCGCAGGTAGCGGAGCGGCGCAGCCTTGATCGGGCCGTTGTGCGCGGTTTTGAAGGCGGTGTGTTTACCGGCTCGCGTGGCGTTGAGCTGGGCCTCATCGATGAACTTGGTGGTGAGGATCAGGCAATCGCTTACCTTGCGGAAGCCCATCAGATCGATGAAGACGTTGAAGTCCTGGACCGCGCGCCTCGTCGACCCGTCAATCTACCGGTGGCCCGCGCCCTTGCGTCCATCGGGCTGTCGGAGGACAGGCGGTCAATGGAGATACGTGGCGAAGGACTTCGTGAAGCTCTTCGAGACGCAATGTTGCTTGACGGCATCCTGTCGCTTTGGCACGGTCATTGA
- a CDS encoding integration host factor subunit beta, producing MIKSELIQRITERNPHLFQRDVENVVAAILDTISDALARGDRVELRGFGAFSVKHRPARTGRNPRTGEQVDVDAKTVPFFKTGKEMRERLNPGDGGA from the coding sequence GTGATCAAATCCGAACTTATTCAGCGCATTACCGAGCGTAATCCGCACCTGTTTCAGCGTGACGTGGAGAATGTCGTTGCAGCCATTCTCGATACCATTTCCGACGCGCTCGCGCGCGGCGATCGTGTCGAGTTGAGAGGCTTTGGAGCCTTCTCGGTCAAGCACCGGCCCGCCCGTACCGGGCGTAACCCGCGCACCGGCGAGCAGGTCGATGTGGACGCCAAGACCGTACCATTCTTCAAGACAGGCAAGGAGATGCGCGAGCGGCTTAATCCAGGTGATGGAGGCGCCTAA
- a CDS encoding lipopolysaccharide assembly protein LapA domain-containing protein yields MLGKIAKRLWTLLIILPLAIVLIALAVANRQMVQLSADPMSQDAPFMAMQVPLFVALFAALLVGIVVGGCAVWLSQGHYRKEARAKRAEADKLARERDVHKEQLSKLSGVRALPSPASSR; encoded by the coding sequence ATGCTTGGGAAGATCGCGAAACGCCTATGGACGCTGCTGATTATCCTACCGCTGGCCATTGTCCTCATCGCGTTGGCGGTAGCCAACAGGCAAATGGTGCAACTGTCGGCCGATCCGATGTCGCAAGACGCACCCTTCATGGCCATGCAAGTTCCCCTTTTCGTCGCCCTGTTTGCGGCTCTGCTGGTTGGCATCGTCGTTGGCGGCTGTGCGGTATGGCTGTCTCAAGGGCATTATCGCAAAGAAGCGCGGGCGAAGCGTGCTGAGGCTGACAAGCTTGCCCGCGAACGCGATGTGCACAAAGAGCAGTTGTCCAAGCTCTCTGGGGTCCGCGCGCTGCCAAGCCCGGCTTCATCGCGATAA
- a CDS encoding ornithine cyclodeaminase family protein, producing the protein MRIITAADIAEIADFRDLVETLRRAFRSSIVAPLRHHHTVERPAEVPDSTLLLMPAWTDFKAHGSSQRGYMGVKIVSVVPDNQTRDLPSVVGAYLLMSGESGAPLALIDGQSLTVWRTAAASALASSYLSRSDSRKLLMVGAGALAPYLIRAHAAVRPINQILLWNRTSDRAKKLQGKLADLGISIATTDDLEGAVRGADIISCATMSEAALVEGQWLAAGQHLDLVGAFKPTMRETDSHAVEKARVFCDTREGALKEGGDLAIPLSEGRLTPDDVAGDLFDLCKGVRAGRRFYDQITLFKSVGTAAEDLAVAAHIFARA; encoded by the coding sequence ATGCGGATCATCACCGCTGCTGATATCGCTGAAATCGCCGATTTTAGGGACCTCGTGGAAACACTCCGCCGCGCGTTCCGCTCATCAATCGTCGCGCCACTACGGCACCATCACACCGTCGAACGGCCAGCTGAGGTTCCTGACTCAACCTTGCTGTTGATGCCCGCCTGGACGGATTTCAAGGCGCACGGGTCCTCACAGCGCGGTTATATGGGGGTCAAGATCGTCTCGGTCGTCCCCGATAATCAGACACGCGATCTACCCAGTGTGGTCGGCGCCTATCTTCTCATGTCCGGTGAGAGCGGTGCACCGCTCGCCCTGATCGACGGTCAGTCACTAACGGTCTGGCGAACCGCGGCAGCGTCCGCTTTGGCGTCGAGCTATCTTTCGAGAAGCGACAGCCGTAAGCTTTTGATGGTCGGGGCCGGCGCGCTCGCTCCCTATTTGATACGAGCGCACGCCGCAGTCCGGCCGATCAATCAAATCCTGCTTTGGAACAGGACCTCCGATCGAGCCAAAAAGCTGCAAGGCAAGCTCGCCGATCTTGGGATTTCCATAGCAACAACCGATGATCTCGAGGGTGCCGTTCGCGGCGCCGATATCATAAGTTGCGCGACCATGAGCGAAGCCGCTCTGGTCGAGGGACAATGGCTTGCAGCGGGGCAGCATCTCGACCTTGTCGGCGCGTTCAAGCCAACCATGCGTGAGACCGATAGCCATGCGGTTGAGAAAGCACGCGTCTTCTGCGATACGCGCGAAGGAGCGCTTAAAGAGGGCGGCGACCTCGCGATACCCCTCTCGGAAGGACGGCTGACGCCGGACGATGTGGCCGGGGACCTCTTTGATTTATGCAAGGGCGTACGCGCAGGGCGTCGTTTCTACGACCAGATTACGCTGTTCAAATCGGTTGGTACGGCTGCGGAGGACCTGGCGGTCGCAGCCCATATCTTTGCCCGGGCCTAG
- a CDS encoding HPr family phosphocarrier protein: MQADAENLDSARSLKIRNKRGLHARASARFVKLAETFDADITVTKGETSVHGTSIMGLMMLAAAPGCEITISASGPQASEAIDAMCALVNDRFGEEA, translated from the coding sequence GTGCAAGCCGATGCCGAAAACCTCGACTCGGCCCGGTCTCTGAAAATTCGAAACAAGAGGGGACTGCATGCGCGTGCCTCCGCGCGTTTTGTGAAACTCGCCGAAACCTTCGACGCAGACATCACGGTGACCAAGGGTGAAACGAGCGTCCATGGCACGTCGATCATGGGCTTGATGATGCTTGCTGCAGCGCCAGGATGCGAGATTACGATTTCGGCATCTGGGCCACAGGCGAGCGAAGCCATTGATGCCATGTGCGCTTTGGTCAACGACCGTTTCGGCGAAGAGGCGTAA
- a CDS encoding PTS sugar transporter subunit IIA, translated as MIGLLLVTHGNLALEFKSALEHVVGPQRQLETICIGPDDDMEERREDIVAAARSVDEGEGVIVLTDMFGGTPSNLAISVMDDAHVEVLAGVNLPMLVKLASIRSELKLVDAVSHACEAGRKYISVASQILDA; from the coding sequence ATGATCGGTCTGCTTCTCGTTACCCACGGAAATCTCGCGTTGGAGTTCAAGTCTGCCCTTGAACACGTGGTTGGCCCACAGCGCCAGCTGGAGACCATTTGTATTGGCCCCGACGACGATATGGAGGAGAGGCGCGAAGACATCGTCGCAGCCGCTCGTTCTGTCGATGAAGGTGAAGGTGTTATCGTTTTGACCGATATGTTCGGCGGTACGCCGTCCAATCTTGCCATCTCGGTGATGGATGACGCGCATGTTGAGGTTCTTGCTGGGGTCAATCTGCCGATGCTGGTGAAGCTCGCGTCCATCCGCAGCGAGCTGAAGCTTGTCGATGCGGTGAGCCATGCGTGTGAGGCCGGCCGCAAGTACATCTCCGTTGCCAGCCAGATATTAGACGCGTGA
- a CDS encoding sensor histidine kinase, translated as MAERSDDSLQIRSTQISGERSSARAFGWIGRARAEARARRARRGFSVFSSLTRRILILNLVGLVALVSGILYLNQFREGLIDSRVQSLLVQGEIIAGAIAASASVDDDNTTIVIDPERLLQLQTGESLSVFDSSVAGLEFPINPERVAPLLRRLVGPTGTRARIYDLDGGLILDSEALYARTSILRFDLPSATAEQEPFWTDWWQRAKLFIRRFDMPPYEEIGAQNGLVLPELRSAMAGQPASLVRVSDQGELVVSVAIPIQRFRASLGALLLSTQGGDIDDILFNERMSILRVFLVAAAVMVVLSILLASTIAGPVRKLSDAAERVRHSVKARETLPSFEGRRDEIGHLALTLRKMTGALYNRIDAIERFAADVSHELKNPLTSLRSAVETLPRIHNEDSRKRLLDVIEHDVRRLDRLISDISDASRLDAELAREDSVPVDLKALLETVVGVQRELALRERVTIRLAFMQTGSPGGFVLQGHESRLGQVFNNILDNARSFSPRAGTIFVRAHRDEANIIVDIDDEGPGLRQDMAERIFERFYTDRAEQSGYGNNSGLGLSISRQIVDAHNGSIEASNRDDAEGARFRVVLPIGKNQKG; from the coding sequence ATGGCGGAGCGCAGCGATGACAGTCTGCAAATCCGATCGACGCAGATCAGCGGCGAGCGGTCCAGTGCGCGCGCATTCGGCTGGATAGGTCGCGCCCGCGCCGAGGCACGCGCCCGCCGGGCACGCCGTGGCTTTTCGGTCTTTTCCTCCCTGACCCGTCGCATTTTGATCCTTAACCTGGTGGGCCTGGTCGCTTTGGTCTCCGGCATTTTGTATCTCAATCAGTTCCGCGAAGGACTGATCGATTCACGTGTTCAGAGCTTGTTGGTTCAAGGGGAGATCATTGCCGGGGCGATCGCGGCGTCGGCCAGTGTCGATGATGACAACACCACCATCGTCATCGATCCCGAGCGCCTGCTCCAGTTGCAGACCGGCGAGAGCCTCTCGGTCTTTGATAGTTCGGTTGCAGGGCTTGAGTTCCCGATCAATCCCGAACGGGTGGCACCGCTTTTGCGGCGGCTGGTTGGCCCAACAGGTACGCGCGCGCGCATCTATGATCTCGATGGCGGCCTGATCCTCGATAGTGAGGCTCTGTACGCGCGGACATCCATCCTTCGCTTCGACTTGCCTTCGGCTACCGCTGAGCAGGAACCTTTCTGGACCGATTGGTGGCAGCGCGCGAAGCTTTTCATTCGTCGTTTCGATATGCCACCTTACGAGGAAATCGGAGCGCAGAATGGCTTGGTGCTTCCTGAACTACGCTCTGCCATGGCCGGCCAGCCCGCGAGCCTTGTGCGCGTTTCGGACCAGGGTGAGCTGGTTGTTTCCGTTGCCATTCCCATTCAGCGCTTTCGCGCCAGCCTCGGCGCGCTTCTCCTGTCGACACAGGGCGGAGATATTGACGACATCCTCTTCAATGAGCGGATGTCGATTTTGCGCGTCTTTCTCGTTGCTGCCGCCGTCATGGTCGTGTTGTCCATCCTGCTTGCGAGCACCATAGCCGGCCCGGTCCGTAAGCTATCGGATGCTGCGGAGCGCGTGCGCCATTCGGTCAAGGCCCGTGAAACGCTCCCAAGTTTCGAGGGGCGTCGCGATGAGATCGGTCACCTGGCCCTGACGCTGCGCAAAATGACGGGCGCACTTTACAACCGGATTGATGCGATTGAGCGGTTTGCAGCTGATGTGAGCCATGAGCTGAAGAACCCGTTGACGTCATTGCGCTCGGCGGTCGAAACCTTGCCACGCATTCACAATGAGGACAGCCGCAAGCGCCTGCTTGATGTTATCGAGCATGATGTGCGCCGGCTCGACCGATTGATTTCCGATATTTCGGATGCATCCCGGCTGGATGCAGAACTTGCGCGCGAAGATTCCGTGCCGGTTGATCTGAAAGCATTGCTTGAAACGGTCGTCGGTGTGCAGCGCGAATTGGCGCTGCGTGAACGCGTGACGATACGGCTGGCGTTCATGCAGACAGGCTCGCCGGGTGGATTTGTGTTGCAAGGCCATGAATCGCGCCTTGGCCAGGTGTTTAACAACATCCTCGACAATGCACGCTCATTCTCCCCGCGCGCCGGCACGATCTTCGTTCGCGCGCACCGTGATGAGGCCAACATCATTGTCGACATTGACGACGAGGGTCCGGGCCTGCGGCAGGATATGGCGGAGCGCATTTTCGAGCGTTTCTATACCGACCGTGCCGAGCAGTCTGGCTATGGGAACAATTCGGGGCTCGGTCTTTCGATTTCCAGGCAGATCGTCGATGCGCATAATGGCTCTATCGAGGCGAGCAACCGCGATGACGCTGAAGGCGCCCGTTTCCGCGTTGTTCTGCCAATCGGCAAGAACCAAAAGGGCTGA
- a CDS encoding response regulator transcription factor produces MPTIALVDDDRNILTSVSLALEAEGYRVETYTDGASALDGMQMAPPDLAIFDIKMPRMDGMELLRRFRQMSDLPVIFLTSKDDEIDELFGLKMGADDFIKKPFSQRVLVERVRALLRRVQARASGNGTTAAQVPAVPRAGDEAGRVLKRGDLVMDEDRHACSWKDRGVTLTVTEFLILQSLAQRPGIVKSRNALMDAAYDDQVYVDDRTIDSHIKRLRKKFKQVDDSFDMIETLYGVGYKFKEA; encoded by the coding sequence ATGCCGACCATCGCGCTTGTCGATGACGATCGCAACATCCTGACGTCGGTATCATTGGCGTTGGAGGCTGAAGGCTATCGGGTCGAGACCTACACCGATGGCGCATCGGCGCTTGACGGCATGCAGATGGCACCGCCCGATCTCGCCATTTTCGATATCAAGATGCCGCGCATGGACGGCATGGAACTGCTCCGCCGTTTTCGTCAGATGTCCGACCTTCCTGTTATTTTTCTCACGTCCAAGGACGACGAGATTGACGAGTTGTTCGGCCTCAAAATGGGGGCTGACGACTTTATCAAGAAGCCATTTTCCCAGCGTGTTCTTGTCGAGCGTGTACGGGCGCTGCTGCGCCGTGTTCAGGCACGCGCCAGTGGCAATGGCACGACCGCTGCTCAGGTGCCCGCAGTCCCGCGCGCGGGCGATGAAGCTGGCCGTGTGCTCAAGCGCGGTGACCTTGTGATGGATGAGGACCGGCATGCCTGTTCATGGAAGGACCGCGGCGTCACCCTGACGGTAACCGAGTTTCTGATCCTGCAGTCGCTGGCGCAACGCCCTGGCATCGTCAAAAGCCGCAATGCCCTTATGGACGCGGCTTACGATGATCAGGTCTACGTCGACGACCGGACCATCGACAGCCACATCAAGCGCTTGCGTAAGAAGTTTAAGCAGGTCGATGACAGCTTTGATATGATCGAAACGCTGTACGGTGTAGGGTATAAGTTCAAGGAAGCCTGA
- a CDS encoding phosphoenolpyruvate carboxykinase, which yields MAYDEYSIGARNPHVGLDQAGLSRWGSAFFNFSAPVLYEHAIRNGEAEIVAGGALKADTGRHTGRSPLDKFIVRDTLTGDSVWWDGNQAMQPEHFEALHADFLDHAQGLDLYVQDLWGGADPAHRLPTRIITEKAWHSLFIRTMLLRPERQALESFAPDMTIIDLPSFKADPARHGCRSETVIACDFSRKIVLIGGTHYAGEMKKSVFSMLNFLLPADGVMPMHASANVDDKGRVAIFFGLSGTGKTTLSADPERMLIGDDEHGWGADGVFNFEGGCYAKTIKLSAEAEPEIYATTQRFGTVLENVVIDPDTRLPDFDDGSRTQNTRCAYPIDYIPNALLSGRAGQPTNIIMLTADAFGVLPPLSKMTANQAMYHFLSGYTAKVAGTEMGVTEPEATFSTCFGAPFMPRHPAVYGDLLRKLIAEHGVQCWLVNTGWTGGAYGTGSRMPIGATRRLLHAALDGELDGTEFTTDPFFSLAVPRSVDGVDSAILQPRQTWANKAAYDAQATKLAEMFAANFAVFEPHVAADVKAAAPVLLQAAE from the coding sequence GTGGCGTATGATGAGTATTCGATCGGAGCACGCAATCCACACGTCGGGCTTGATCAAGCCGGCCTTTCGCGCTGGGGCAGTGCGTTTTTCAATTTCAGCGCCCCCGTCCTTTATGAACATGCAATCCGAAACGGCGAAGCCGAAATCGTCGCTGGCGGCGCGCTGAAGGCGGATACCGGTCGGCACACCGGTCGTTCGCCGCTTGATAAGTTCATCGTGCGCGACACGCTGACGGGTGACAGCGTCTGGTGGGACGGCAATCAGGCGATGCAGCCCGAACACTTTGAGGCGCTGCATGCGGATTTTCTGGACCATGCCCAGGGCCTGGACCTCTACGTTCAGGACCTATGGGGCGGCGCAGATCCGGCCCATCGGCTGCCGACCCGGATCATCACCGAGAAAGCGTGGCATTCGCTGTTCATTCGCACCATGTTGCTGCGCCCCGAGCGCCAAGCTCTTGAGAGCTTTGCGCCAGACATGACCATCATCGATCTGCCAAGCTTCAAGGCCGACCCCGCCCGCCATGGTTGCCGATCGGAGACCGTGATCGCGTGCGATTTCAGCCGGAAGATCGTGCTGATCGGTGGGACGCACTACGCCGGGGAGATGAAGAAGAGTGTGTTTTCCATGCTCAACTTCCTGCTACCTGCTGATGGCGTCATGCCCATGCACGCGTCGGCCAACGTGGACGACAAGGGGCGAGTCGCCATCTTCTTTGGCCTGTCCGGGACCGGCAAGACGACCCTCTCAGCCGATCCGGAGCGGATGTTGATCGGCGATGATGAGCATGGATGGGGCGCCGACGGTGTCTTCAATTTCGAGGGCGGCTGTTACGCCAAGACCATCAAGCTTTCTGCTGAGGCCGAACCGGAAATCTACGCGACCACACAACGCTTTGGAACTGTGCTTGAGAACGTGGTGATCGATCCCGACACCCGGCTCCCCGATTTCGATGATGGCTCGCGCACGCAAAACACACGCTGCGCCTACCCCATCGACTACATTCCTAACGCGCTTCTGTCGGGTCGGGCTGGCCAGCCGACAAACATCATCATGCTGACGGCCGACGCGTTCGGTGTCTTGCCACCGCTCTCTAAAATGACCGCCAATCAGGCGATGTACCATTTCCTGTCCGGCTACACCGCCAAGGTCGCTGGCACCGAGATGGGTGTCACCGAACCCGAAGCGACGTTCTCAACCTGCTTCGGCGCTCCTTTCATGCCGCGCCATCCCGCCGTTTATGGCGATCTTCTGCGCAAGCTCATCGCTGAGCACGGTGTGCAGTGTTGGCTGGTCAACACCGGTTGGACCGGCGGTGCCTACGGAACTGGTTCGCGTATGCCGATCGGTGCAACGCGCCGGCTCCTGCATGCCGCACTCGATGGCGAACTCGATGGTACGGAGTTCACAACCGATCCGTTCTTCAGCCTCGCTGTGCCACGCTCCGTCGACGGCGTCGATAGCGCGATCTTGCAACCACGTCAGACCTGGGCCAACAAGGCCGCCTATGACGCCCAAGCCACCAAACTTGCCGAAATGTTCGCCGCCAATTTTGCCGTGTTCGAGCCGCATGTGGCTGCGGACGTCAAAGCAGCCGCACCGGTTCTTCTGCAAGCCGCCGAGTAG